A stretch of the Anaerobaca lacustris genome encodes the following:
- the mgtE gene encoding magnesium transporter, giving the protein MTNPILAPELLELIDNGDHAKLREVVDTVHPAETADFVAALDDTDVWRFLSVVPQQQAAEIFSHFDLERQVELAGGANRRAMARMLEELPHDDRADLVRRLDPQVTEQILPLVAKAEREDIRKLASYAEGTAGALMSSDYATLRPDMTVAQALEQVRLQAPSRETIYYIYVVDENHRLIGLVSLKDLILAKPGQTIRDIMHEDVISTDVNDDQEPVAHKIEKYDLLAIPVVNGDGKLVGIITHDDVLDVIRQEQQEDVEKLMAIGGRHLAGEYLRTPAWTHFRNRVTWVVILAILGLVSGLIVQNFEGLLLQFAILAAFMPMLADTGGNTGSQSATLVVRALAMEEVRPKDMLRVILKELRVSILLAVVLALVAFGRVMAFGGGSTMPEGASLAWVGMAISIALGFQVISATLIGAILPLGAAKMKLDPAVVASPALTTIVDITGLLLFFGTAKLLLGV; this is encoded by the coding sequence ATGACCAACCCGATCCTTGCGCCCGAACTGCTGGAATTGATCGACAACGGCGATCACGCCAAGCTTCGTGAAGTAGTGGATACGGTTCACCCGGCTGAGACCGCCGATTTTGTCGCGGCGCTTGACGACACCGATGTCTGGCGGTTTCTCTCCGTCGTCCCACAGCAACAGGCGGCCGAGATCTTCTCCCACTTCGACCTGGAACGGCAGGTGGAGCTGGCTGGCGGGGCCAATCGCCGGGCAATGGCCCGGATGCTGGAGGAACTGCCGCACGATGACCGGGCCGACCTCGTCCGGCGGCTCGACCCCCAGGTCACCGAGCAGATCCTTCCCTTGGTCGCCAAGGCCGAGCGAGAGGACATCCGCAAGCTTGCCAGCTATGCCGAGGGCACCGCCGGGGCCCTGATGAGCAGCGACTACGCCACCCTGCGTCCCGACATGACCGTGGCCCAAGCCCTGGAACAGGTTCGCCTCCAGGCCCCGAGCAGGGAAACCATCTATTATATCTACGTCGTGGACGAGAATCACCGGCTGATCGGCCTGGTCTCTCTGAAGGACCTGATTCTCGCCAAGCCCGGCCAGACGATCCGCGACATCATGCACGAGGACGTGATCAGCACCGACGTCAACGACGACCAGGAGCCCGTGGCCCATAAGATCGAAAAGTACGACCTGCTGGCCATTCCCGTCGTCAATGGGGACGGCAAGCTCGTGGGCATCATCACGCATGACGACGTGCTGGACGTGATTCGCCAGGAGCAGCAGGAGGACGTCGAGAAGCTCATGGCCATCGGCGGTCGCCACCTGGCAGGCGAATACCTGCGTACGCCGGCCTGGACGCATTTCAGGAACCGCGTCACCTGGGTCGTCATCCTGGCCATTCTCGGACTGGTTTCCGGCTTGATCGTCCAGAACTTCGAGGGCCTGCTGCTGCAGTTCGCCATTCTGGCCGCCTTCATGCCCATGCTGGCCGACACCGGCGGCAATACGGGCAGCCAGTCAGCCACGCTGGTCGTTCGAGCCCTGGCGATGGAGGAGGTTCGACCCAAGGACATGCTGCGCGTGATCCTGAAGGAGTTGCGGGTATCGATCCTCCTGGCTGTGGTCCTTGCGCTAGTGGCATTCGGCCGGGTGATGGCCTTCGGCGGCGGATCGACAATGCCCGAGGGCGCCTCGCTCGCGTGGGTCGGTATGGCGATCTCCATCGCCCTGGGATTCCAGGTGATCTCGGCAACGCTCATCGGCGCGATCCTGCCGCTGGGAGCCGCGAAGATGAAGCTGGACCCCGCCGTGGTCGCCAGCCCGGCGCTGACCACCATCGTGGACATCACCGGCCTGCTGCTGTTTTTCGGCACCGCCAAGCTGCTGCTGGGCGTCTGA
- a CDS encoding serine/threonine protein kinase has translation MARDLLSVGEFTIIRRIGNGARSTIYLATDEEDGTLVALKRVIIERPEDHRVIEQTEMEYKVAREIDHPYIRKCYKLQKIRSMFKVRELILSMEHFEGKTLEDTTTLSLGDVLLVFRMVATGLNAMHQRGFVHCDIKPNNILINKSGSIKIIDLGQSCRIGTIKSRIQGTPDYIAPEQVKRKNLTPKTDIFNLGATMYWALTGKNVPTLIPKKQQTVGLYEPTKCLAPHELKSQLPVGLSMLVMDCVKNDPAERPSNMVDIISGLDSMIHSIFGGKIKANRNASNNHRSAQ, from the coding sequence ATGGCCAGAGACCTACTCAGCGTGGGGGAGTTCACCATCATCCGACGGATCGGCAATGGGGCTCGCAGTACGATCTACCTGGCAACCGACGAGGAAGACGGCACCCTGGTTGCCCTGAAGCGCGTTATTATCGAACGGCCGGAAGACCACCGCGTGATCGAACAGACGGAGATGGAATACAAGGTCGCCCGCGAGATCGACCACCCCTACATCCGCAAATGCTACAAACTCCAGAAGATTCGAAGCATGTTCAAGGTCCGAGAACTGATTCTGAGCATGGAGCATTTCGAGGGCAAAACCCTGGAGGACACCACGACCCTGAGCCTGGGTGACGTACTGCTGGTCTTTCGGATGGTCGCCACGGGCCTCAACGCCATGCACCAGCGGGGGTTCGTGCACTGCGACATCAAGCCGAACAACATCCTGATCAACAAGAGCGGGTCGATCAAGATCATCGACCTGGGCCAGAGCTGCCGGATCGGGACGATCAAGTCGCGCATCCAGGGCACGCCGGACTACATCGCCCCCGAGCAGGTCAAACGCAAGAACCTGACCCCCAAGACCGACATCTTCAACCTCGGCGCCACGATGTACTGGGCCCTGACGGGCAAGAACGTCCCCACGCTGATCCCCAAGAAGCAGCAAACCGTCGGCCTGTATGAGCCCACCAAGTGCCTGGCGCCGCACGAACTCAAGTCGCAACTGCCGGTCGGGCTGTCCATGCTCGTGATGGACTGCGTCAAGAACGACCCGGCCGAACGCCCGTCAAACATGGTGGACATCATCTCCGGGCTGGACTCGATGATCCACAGCATTTTCGGCGGCAAGATCAAAGCGAACCGAAATGCCTCAAACAACCATCGATCTGCTCAATAA
- a CDS encoding metallophosphoesterase has protein sequence MPQTTIDLLNKGIAANQADRFRRGNLVRLPREGSVVIGGDIHGHRRNFERLIAYADLAHHPDRHIVLQEIIHGGPEDDTGGCLSYQLLFDAVRFKLDWPDRVHIVMGNHDTACISSSEVMKNGKEMNRAMGSALDREFRNASSEVKQAIRQFLFSQPLAVRCENRMWISHSLPADRFVETFDAGVFDRELRPSDCEKPGPAYLLTWGRRHSQAALDRLAQQLDVDVFVLGHQAQTHGWCQAGENLIILACDHNHGCFVEVDLTRAWTASELAERVVPLASIH, from the coding sequence ATGCCTCAAACAACCATCGATCTGCTCAATAAGGGGATCGCGGCCAACCAAGCCGACCGATTCCGCCGGGGCAACCTCGTTCGCCTGCCGAGGGAGGGTTCGGTGGTGATCGGCGGAGATATCCACGGACACCGGCGCAACTTCGAACGCCTGATCGCCTACGCCGACCTGGCCCACCACCCCGACCGCCATATCGTGCTCCAGGAGATCATCCACGGCGGCCCGGAAGACGACACCGGCGGCTGCCTCTCCTACCAATTGCTGTTCGACGCCGTCCGTTTCAAACTGGACTGGCCCGACCGCGTGCACATCGTCATGGGCAACCACGACACCGCGTGCATCAGCAGCAGCGAAGTGATGAAGAACGGCAAGGAGATGAACCGGGCGATGGGCTCGGCCCTGGATCGAGAGTTCCGGAACGCCAGCAGCGAGGTCAAGCAGGCGATCCGTCAGTTTCTGTTTTCTCAGCCCTTAGCGGTGCGATGTGAGAACCGCATGTGGATCTCACACTCGCTTCCTGCGGATCGTTTCGTAGAGACGTTCGATGCGGGGGTGTTTGATCGGGAGTTGAGACCCTCTGACTGCGAGAAGCCCGGCCCTGCCTACCTGTTGACCTGGGGCCGGCGTCACAGCCAGGCGGCGCTCGACCGGCTGGCGCAGCAACTCGACGTGGACGTCTTCGTCCTGGGCCACCAGGCCCAGACCCACGGCTGGTGCCAGGCGGGCGAGAACCTCATCATCCTCGCCTGCGATCACAACCACGGCTGCTTCGTCGAGGTCGATCTGACCCGGGCCTGGACCGCCTCTGAACTGGCCGAACGCGTCGTGCCTCTGGCCTCCATTCACTGA
- a CDS encoding glycosyltransferase — protein sequence MNWYYYIAWLVVGAQLLFTYNAARNYRYALAKHDKKGDATYKPRIALIVPCKGLDPHFDANVRSLLCQEHANYRAFFVVQERSDPACAELCRIRDELATRPGTPRMEVWVAGPSAACSQKIHNLLYAIDRLEDDIEILAFADSDVCVRSDWLVRLVRPLRKPRRGATTGYRLFVPIQNNLATLGLSAINASIAQMLGNTRFNHTWGGSMAVRFADFRRLGLAETWKHTLSDDLSLSVAVKKAGMIVAFVPACLVASYESTTWPRLYEFCRRQFLITRVYAPLTWAIGFLSSLGSVLGLWGTAAMAVYAAVVDAEHARFFALVPAVFVAGQLLRGILRQLMMVRLLRDQVSRLRPAILADVLGFWFWSLLLLAFIVSSAFGRTIRWRGIRYRLIGPTQTQILSE from the coding sequence ATGAATTGGTACTACTACATAGCCTGGCTTGTGGTCGGCGCTCAGTTGCTCTTCACGTACAACGCCGCACGCAACTATCGGTATGCGCTGGCGAAACACGACAAGAAAGGCGACGCAACGTACAAACCCCGGATCGCGTTGATCGTCCCGTGCAAAGGGCTCGACCCGCATTTCGACGCCAACGTTCGCTCCCTTCTGTGCCAGGAACACGCCAATTACCGCGCCTTCTTCGTCGTCCAGGAGCGCTCCGATCCCGCGTGCGCCGAGTTGTGCCGGATACGGGATGAACTGGCCACCCGTCCGGGGACGCCCCGCATGGAGGTATGGGTCGCCGGCCCGTCGGCCGCATGCAGCCAGAAGATCCACAACCTTCTCTATGCGATCGATCGCCTTGAAGACGACATTGAGATTCTGGCCTTCGCCGACTCCGACGTCTGCGTGCGCAGCGACTGGCTCGTGCGCCTGGTCCGGCCTCTGCGAAAACCCAGACGCGGCGCCACCACCGGCTATCGGCTATTCGTCCCGATCCAGAACAACCTGGCCACGCTGGGCCTGTCCGCCATCAACGCGAGCATCGCCCAGATGTTGGGCAACACTCGGTTCAATCATACCTGGGGCGGCTCGATGGCGGTTCGTTTCGCGGATTTTCGCCGCCTCGGGCTTGCCGAGACCTGGAAGCACACCCTCAGTGACGACCTGTCGCTTAGTGTGGCCGTCAAAAAAGCGGGGATGATCGTGGCGTTCGTGCCCGCCTGCCTCGTGGCCTCCTACGAATCGACGACCTGGCCACGACTGTATGAGTTCTGCCGACGCCAGTTCCTGATCACCCGCGTATACGCCCCGCTGACGTGGGCCATTGGGTTTCTGAGCAGCCTTGGGTCGGTTCTGGGGCTCTGGGGCACAGCGGCAATGGCCGTCTATGCCGCGGTCGTCGATGCCGAGCACGCGCGGTTCTTCGCACTGGTCCCCGCCGTCTTCGTCGCGGGCCAGCTTCTCAGGGGCATACTGCGTCAGTTGATGATGGTCCGGCTGCTGAGGGACCAAGTCTCCCGCCTCCGGCCCGCGATCCTGGCTGATGTCCTGGGCTTCTGGTTCTGGTCGCTTCTGCTGCTGGCTTTTATCGTCTCGTCAGCCTTCGGACGCACCATCCGATGGCGAGGCATCCGCTATCGGCTGATTGGCCCGACCCAAACGCAGATCCTGTCAGAATGA
- a CDS encoding LamG domain-containing protein: MSGLKATFARVAIAASIWMLGVGISGAATDQFTVEFDRAGQMIAGQGTGYERGAWYYYPNTDWWAQWFYNGPHNPRGTKMVSVDLNVVILDPTSSTRSYMEVALNWTTANWPSDAEAPPLPRDLRGLDHERQVIRRAELVARMEIRDSISIHAPFEISEFCPTWISIDVRGENVRIQGRISHECVSDEVPADEYEFGDAPDPTYPTLLKNDGARHAVVPGIHLGRLIDAEPDGQPNATASGDDLHGLSDEDGVVFSNLVLGESATVEVTASVAGALNAWIDWNADGDWDDAGEHVFVDVPLVAGVNTLTLDVPAKAASGATFVRFRFSTMRGLRVTGPAPDGEVEDYMVRIEESVLPSTPPIEHLKWSQPALEWDPVSGIPIYCGWGEPSYASKPLDVAQGSWKIVADDFRCFGQMPVTSVHWWGSYQNWDGVEAPRTRPQSWRIGFWSNVPADSRYPFSRPGRLLWLVDAEAGRVAEELAGFGEFPNRPSDTCFRYHVDLDAREHFRQGDYVENHTHDSIFWVSITAVYTGSPAPDYPWGWMSRGESWMDAAVTFSLRTDDLRQGMTVDAAVVQPIANSLVCERLNAYDMAFELNTDPDYIKWEQSFTGLRNWKHYEDEESLATSGPMALDKWVQDPDMAGTGIDVDITRDLPVTWAAQIAADDFECTTTGPITGITLWGSWYNDILPSGSASNVVFTLTIREDVPAGDGAVRYSMPGKVLWTREFAADEFTVRSIDARAQGFYSPCNLAYEPASHLTVYRYDFPIDRREAFEQTGSPSRPTVYWLCAQAYVLQKAGSPATRFGWKASADQWNDSAVWVQAQEPYHGTWQQLRYPRGHTLALQPFDLAFAIRTEQSGAGLTYRRLVADDWQCTSAAPVTGIVWWGSYIGYGYQPCDCSQMTPPRQPDYFSLAIWSDAPDPTPGDPTTYSYPGEKIWEYTSKDFDEVMVGFDKHPEADQTDMRGFEPVYRYTLQLPRDAWFVQKNPRDIYWLSIAAVYEDLRSTEYAWGWTNHPHTAWTLSGARSLAHWKLDESAGALAADSSGNGNDGMLVGNPVWRPAEGQIGGAIDLDGRGAYVRVSKPRGLDFAPGSFSVSTWVNTREVRGRWQAIMEYDRASTAGNRFGLWIDANGRFHFRVGLTTAQSTRSLNANQWYLLTATYDASTRQMRLYIDGVLAGTATQSTGYVAPTQTALTIGVRGDETAEFFNGRLDDVRIFGVALSAEDVLAMIGAGRNSGAVAGQLSPTAATAVWEWTELYDQTGAKQDLSFMLFTDWSQDETDGELIGEILIPGDWPTEDPKK; the protein is encoded by the coding sequence ATGAGCGGACTGAAAGCAACGTTCGCACGGGTTGCGATCGCCGCATCGATCTGGATGCTGGGTGTTGGGATTTCCGGGGCCGCGACCGATCAGTTCACAGTGGAGTTTGACCGAGCCGGACAGATGATCGCCGGCCAGGGCACCGGATACGAACGGGGGGCCTGGTACTACTATCCCAACACCGACTGGTGGGCCCAATGGTTCTACAACGGTCCGCACAATCCCCGGGGCACCAAGATGGTGTCGGTGGATTTGAATGTCGTCATTCTCGACCCGACGTCTTCAACCCGAAGCTACATGGAAGTGGCGTTGAACTGGACGACGGCCAATTGGCCGTCGGACGCCGAGGCTCCGCCTCTGCCTCGTGATCTTCGAGGGCTCGACCATGAACGGCAGGTGATCCGACGCGCGGAACTGGTGGCGCGGATGGAGATTCGCGATTCGATCTCCATCCATGCACCCTTCGAGATCTCCGAGTTCTGTCCGACCTGGATCTCGATCGACGTCCGGGGCGAGAACGTGAGAATCCAGGGACGCATCAGCCATGAGTGTGTGTCGGACGAGGTCCCCGCGGACGAGTACGAGTTCGGCGATGCGCCCGATCCGACGTATCCGACGCTGCTGAAGAACGATGGCGCCCGTCATGCCGTCGTTCCGGGGATCCATCTGGGTCGCCTTATCGACGCCGAGCCGGACGGCCAGCCCAACGCCACTGCCAGCGGAGATGATCTTCATGGCCTCAGTGATGAAGACGGTGTCGTCTTCTCGAATCTGGTTCTCGGTGAGTCGGCGACGGTCGAGGTGACCGCGTCGGTGGCCGGCGCGCTGAACGCATGGATCGACTGGAACGCCGACGGCGACTGGGACGACGCCGGCGAGCACGTGTTTGTCGATGTGCCCCTGGTTGCAGGCGTCAACACGCTTACACTGGACGTGCCGGCCAAAGCAGCCTCGGGTGCGACGTTCGTGCGGTTCCGCTTCAGTACGATGCGCGGTCTGCGCGTCACGGGCCCGGCGCCCGACGGCGAGGTCGAGGACTACATGGTCCGCATCGAGGAGTCGGTCCTTCCGAGCACGCCTCCGATTGAGCATCTGAAATGGTCGCAGCCGGCGTTGGAGTGGGACCCCGTCTCCGGGATACCGATCTACTGTGGGTGGGGCGAGCCCTCCTATGCGAGCAAGCCACTGGATGTCGCGCAGGGTTCGTGGAAGATCGTGGCCGACGACTTCCGCTGCTTCGGCCAGATGCCGGTGACGTCGGTTCACTGGTGGGGCTCGTACCAGAACTGGGATGGCGTCGAAGCGCCTCGCACGAGGCCGCAGTCGTGGCGCATCGGGTTCTGGAGCAACGTTCCGGCCGACAGCCGGTATCCGTTCAGCCGGCCCGGCCGACTGCTCTGGCTGGTCGATGCCGAGGCCGGGCGCGTCGCCGAAGAGCTGGCCGGCTTTGGCGAGTTCCCCAACCGACCTTCCGACACGTGCTTCCGGTACCACGTCGATCTGGACGCCCGTGAGCATTTCCGCCAAGGCGACTACGTCGAGAACCACACGCACGACAGCATCTTCTGGGTAAGCATCACAGCCGTGTACACCGGGTCGCCTGCGCCGGATTATCCCTGGGGCTGGATGAGCCGCGGCGAATCGTGGATGGATGCGGCGGTCACCTTCAGCCTCCGCACGGACGACCTGCGGCAGGGGATGACCGTCGATGCGGCTGTCGTTCAGCCGATCGCCAACTCCCTCGTCTGCGAGCGTCTCAACGCCTACGACATGGCGTTCGAGTTGAACACCGACCCCGACTACATCAAGTGGGAGCAGTCGTTCACCGGGCTGCGCAACTGGAAGCACTACGAGGATGAGGAGTCGCTGGCGACCAGCGGGCCGATGGCGCTGGACAAGTGGGTCCAGGACCCTGACATGGCGGGCACGGGAATCGACGTCGATATCACCAGGGATCTCCCCGTGACCTGGGCCGCCCAGATCGCCGCCGACGACTTCGAGTGCACGACGACCGGTCCGATTACCGGCATCACGCTGTGGGGTTCGTGGTACAACGACATTCTGCCCAGCGGCAGCGCGAGCAACGTCGTATTCACGCTGACGATCCGCGAGGACGTCCCTGCCGGCGACGGCGCTGTCCGCTACAGCATGCCCGGCAAGGTCCTCTGGACCAGGGAGTTTGCCGCCGACGAGTTCACCGTGCGCTCCATCGATGCCAGGGCTCAGGGTTTCTACAGCCCGTGCAACCTGGCATACGAACCTGCCAGCCATCTGACGGTCTACCGATACGATTTCCCGATCGATCGACGGGAAGCGTTCGAGCAGACCGGATCGCCGAGCCGGCCGACCGTCTACTGGCTTTGTGCCCAGGCGTATGTGCTGCAAAAGGCCGGCAGCCCGGCGACGCGTTTCGGGTGGAAGGCCTCGGCCGACCAATGGAACGACTCGGCGGTCTGGGTGCAGGCGCAGGAGCCCTACCACGGCACCTGGCAGCAACTACGTTATCCGAGGGGGCATACGCTGGCGTTGCAGCCATTCGATCTGGCGTTCGCAATCCGAACCGAGCAGTCCGGTGCCGGCCTGACGTACCGGCGACTGGTCGCCGACGATTGGCAATGCACCAGCGCGGCACCGGTGACGGGAATCGTCTGGTGGGGCTCGTACATCGGCTATGGGTACCAGCCCTGCGATTGCAGTCAGATGACGCCGCCGCGACAGCCCGACTACTTCTCACTGGCGATCTGGTCGGACGCGCCGGATCCAACGCCGGGCGACCCGACCACATACAGCTATCCGGGAGAGAAGATCTGGGAGTATACCTCCAAGGACTTTGACGAGGTGATGGTCGGTTTCGACAAGCACCCGGAAGCCGATCAAACCGACATGCGTGGCTTCGAGCCGGTTTACCGCTACACGCTGCAACTGCCGCGTGACGCATGGTTCGTGCAGAAGAACCCGCGCGACATCTACTGGCTGAGCATCGCAGCGGTCTACGAAGACCTCCGGTCGACCGAGTACGCTTGGGGCTGGACGAACCATCCGCATACGGCCTGGACCTTGTCCGGCGCCCGATCGCTGGCCCACTGGAAGCTCGATGAATCCGCCGGCGCTCTTGCCGCCGACAGCTCGGGCAACGGCAACGACGGGATGCTCGTGGGCAATCCCGTCTGGCGGCCGGCGGAAGGTCAGATCGGCGGGGCCATCGACCTCGACGGCCGCGGCGCATACGTTCGCGTCAGCAAGCCCAGAGGTCTGGACTTCGCTCCCGGCTCGTTCTCTGTCTCGACCTGGGTCAATACCCGCGAGGTTCGAGGCCGGTGGCAGGCGATCATGGAATACGACCGCGCCAGCACCGCCGGCAATCGCTTCGGACTGTGGATCGACGCGAACGGCCGGTTCCACTTCCGCGTCGGCCTCACCACCGCCCAATCGACGCGAAGCCTGAACGCCAACCAGTGGTACCTGCTGACTGCAACATACGATGCCTCGACACGCCAGATGAGGCTCTACATTGACGGTGTGCTCGCAGGGACCGCCACCCAGTCCACCGGCTATGTCGCACCGACCCAAACGGCGCTGACCATCGGTGTGCGAGGCGACGAGACGGCGGAGTTCTTCAATGGACGGCTCGACGATGTCCGCATCTTCGGTGTTGCCCTCAGCGCCGAGGACGTTCTGGCGATGATCGGCGCCGGCCGAAACAGCGGTGCCGTGGCCGGGCAACTGAGTCCGACGGCGGCGACTGCCGTCTGGGAGTGGACCGAACTGTACGACCAGACCGGAGCGAAGCAGGATCTGTCGTTCATGCTCTTCACCGACTGGAGTCAGGATGAGACTGACGGCGAACTGATCGGCGAGATCCTCATCCCCGGAGACTGGCCCACAGAGGATCCAAAGAAGTAA
- a CDS encoding VOC family protein has protein sequence MSTQAAGVCSFASIQRIWLGPSRSPPFNWTQHIERLKEFYQRHFGAKAGPRYVNSARQFESCFLSFASGARLEIMQMPSVGCKAESSGPPQGYAHLAISVGSEAEVDRLTDRLRAGGCEILSNPRRTGDGYYESTVADPDGNPIEITT, from the coding sequence ATATCAACGCAGGCCGCCGGGGTATGCTCGTTCGCATCGATCCAAAGGATATGGCTCGGGCCATCAAGATCACCCCCGTTCAACTGGACGCAGCACATCGAGAGGCTCAAGGAGTTCTATCAGAGGCATTTCGGCGCGAAGGCCGGGCCCAGGTATGTCAATTCAGCCCGGCAATTCGAATCCTGTTTCCTCTCGTTCGCATCGGGCGCCCGCCTGGAGATCATGCAGATGCCGTCGGTTGGCTGCAAGGCTGAGAGCAGCGGGCCGCCGCAGGGATACGCCCACCTGGCCATTTCCGTCGGCTCCGAGGCCGAGGTCGATCGCCTGACCGACCGCCTGCGGGCCGGCGGTTGCGAGATCCTCTCGAACCCCCGCCGCACGGGCGACGGCTACTACGAAAGCACCGTAGCCGACCCGGACGGCAACCCCATCGAGATCACAACATGA
- a CDS encoding glycoside hydrolase family 43 protein, producing MRRLRLLTVGLTFVLTFQIPLYASPAERTTTNPVAPDGHDPWVIQSDGLYHYCYSHRGAIWVNSASRIEEAVQFEGRQVWRPAPGMPYSRELWAPELHRLEGRWYIYVAADDGKNENHRMYVLEAETDDPAGDYTIRGKIADPSDKWAIDGTVMQHAGQLYFIWSGWEGDTNVAQNLYIARMKDPLSIEGPRSLISQPEYDWEQIGKPLVNEGPQVLERDGDVFVIYSASGSWTDNYCLGQLKLVGDDPLDPASWQKKNAPVFGSTATVFSPGHASFVRSPDGTEDWIVYHAAKRRGSGWDRNTRMQRFTWDIEGNPCFGYPVSEGVPISAPSE from the coding sequence ATGCGGCGTCTCCGTTTGTTGACGGTGGGTTTGACCTTCGTTCTGACCTTCCAGATCCCTCTGTATGCGTCGCCCGCCGAACGCACCACCACCAATCCCGTCGCGCCCGACGGACACGATCCCTGGGTCATTCAATCCGACGGTCTGTATCACTACTGTTATTCGCATCGCGGCGCCATCTGGGTCAACAGCGCTTCGCGGATTGAGGAGGCGGTCCAGTTCGAAGGCCGTCAGGTCTGGCGGCCGGCACCGGGAATGCCCTATTCCCGCGAGCTCTGGGCGCCGGAGTTGCATCGGCTGGAAGGCCGGTGGTACATCTACGTCGCCGCCGACGACGGGAAGAACGAGAACCATCGGATGTACGTCCTGGAGGCGGAGACCGACGATCCGGCCGGCGACTACACCATCCGGGGCAAGATCGCCGATCCATCGGACAAATGGGCGATCGACGGGACGGTGATGCAGCACGCCGGGCAGCTCTACTTCATCTGGTCGGGCTGGGAAGGCGATACGAACGTCGCACAGAACCTCTACATCGCACGCATGAAAGACCCGCTTTCGATCGAAGGACCGCGATCGCTGATCTCGCAGCCCGAATACGACTGGGAGCAGATCGGCAAGCCCCTGGTCAACGAGGGGCCGCAGGTGCTTGAACGCGACGGCGACGTGTTCGTCATCTATTCGGCCAGCGGGAGCTGGACCGATAATTACTGCCTGGGGCAACTGAAACTGGTCGGCGACGATCCGCTGGACCCTGCCTCGTGGCAGAAGAAGAACGCCCCGGTGTTCGGCTCGACCGCGACCGTTTTCAGTCCGGGCCACGCCTCGTTCGTCCGCAGCCCCGACGGCACGGAGGACTGGATCGTCTACCACGCCGCGAAACGCCGAGGCTCGGGCTGGGACCGCAACACCCGCATGCAGCGGTTCACCTGGGACATCGAGGGCAACCCGTGCTTCGGCTATCCGGTCTCTGAGGGCGTACCGATCTCCGCGCCGTCGGAATGA
- a CDS encoding response regulator produces the protein MMRILIVDDHVGMRQALVCMFDGMSEMEVVAEAADGFAAVQLASECQPDVVVMDVEMPRLDGIGATRRIVAEHPDMRIIGLSTHRSSVYVKAMLAAGACAYVLKDEMLTDLIEAIEAATDGRVYLSPSLVSGTSEKIPFASGARCML, from the coding sequence ATGATGCGAATTCTAATTGTGGACGATCATGTTGGCATGCGGCAGGCGCTGGTGTGTATGTTTGATGGGATGTCCGAGATGGAGGTTGTCGCAGAGGCCGCCGATGGTTTCGCGGCGGTTCAACTGGCGAGCGAATGCCAGCCTGATGTTGTGGTCATGGATGTTGAGATGCCCCGTCTCGATGGGATCGGCGCGACCCGTCGGATTGTGGCCGAACATCCCGACATGCGAATCATCGGCCTCTCGACGCATCGCTCCAGCGTATACGTCAAGGCCATGCTCGCGGCGGGAGCCTGTGCCTATGTCCTCAAGGACGAGATGCTCACCGATCTGATCGAGGCGATCGAGGCCGCCACCGATGGGCGGGTCTATCTCAGTCCGTCGCTGGTAAGCGGGACGTCCGAGAAGATTCCATTTGCCTCCGGAGCCCGGTGCATGCTGTAA